One window from the genome of Nocardia higoensis encodes:
- a CDS encoding restriction endonuclease subunit S, translating to MSAVEVGQRYPLSYEQRGSRSGVRARGNDVLFARITPCLENGKVALLPDGVERVGGSTEFIVVRPTSVVDPVFLYYWCLHPDVRDDAQHQMSGATGRMRLAGGDLAKFNFPLPPLAEQRRIVESLEDHLSRLEAAELTLRKAKARVANLSGKTINFSYGIATSATDIASPPTLADVVDGALPHLPASWKWCRLGELAEVVGGITKDAKKQSDESHPLHPYLRVANVQAGHLVLDHLTEIRATPKQIEKLTLRHGDVLLNEGGDRDKLGRGWIWEDQIPNCLHQNHVFRARANRKEIDPRLIAWHANSFGRSWFMRNGKQSVNLASVSLTTVKAFPVPVPPPEEQESIVERITAALDAQSRLQSAIDVALARSNALRRSLLRAAFNGELVDQDPTDEPADIALTSSGRPAPPRRRKPVAAR from the coding sequence ATGAGCGCGGTCGAAGTAGGGCAGCGCTATCCGCTTTCGTATGAGCAACGCGGGAGCCGCTCCGGGGTTCGCGCTCGCGGCAATGATGTGCTTTTCGCGCGAATCACACCCTGTCTTGAGAACGGCAAGGTTGCTCTGTTGCCGGACGGTGTTGAGCGTGTCGGCGGCAGCACCGAATTTATCGTCGTTCGCCCAACGTCCGTAGTCGATCCCGTATTTCTCTACTATTGGTGTTTGCACCCGGATGTACGGGATGACGCCCAGCATCAGATGTCCGGTGCCACGGGACGTATGCGACTTGCTGGGGGTGATCTGGCTAAGTTCAATTTCCCTCTCCCTCCGCTCGCCGAACAGCGCCGCATCGTCGAGTCCCTCGAAGACCATCTTTCCCGCCTGGAAGCAGCAGAGCTGACGCTGCGAAAGGCGAAGGCGAGGGTCGCTAACCTAAGTGGAAAGACGATCAACTTCTCGTACGGAATCGCAACGTCTGCCACTGACATCGCCTCGCCACCTACGCTGGCTGATGTCGTCGACGGAGCGCTTCCGCATCTTCCGGCATCGTGGAAGTGGTGCCGCCTCGGCGAACTCGCCGAAGTCGTCGGTGGAATAACCAAGGATGCGAAGAAGCAGAGCGACGAGTCCCATCCGCTTCATCCGTACTTGCGTGTCGCGAATGTTCAGGCAGGCCACCTAGTTCTCGACCACCTCACAGAGATCCGGGCAACGCCGAAGCAGATCGAGAAATTGACCCTCCGCCATGGTGATGTTCTCCTGAACGAAGGCGGCGACCGTGACAAGCTGGGGCGTGGGTGGATCTGGGAGGACCAGATCCCGAACTGCCTGCACCAGAATCACGTTTTTCGGGCGCGGGCCAACCGTAAAGAGATCGACCCGCGACTGATCGCATGGCACGCGAACTCGTTCGGCCGGTCCTGGTTCATGCGTAACGGAAAACAGAGCGTGAACCTGGCGTCTGTCAGTTTGACGACGGTCAAGGCTTTTCCTGTTCCGGTACCTCCGCCAGAGGAACAGGAATCAATCGTTGAACGTATTACCGCGGCCTTGGACGCGCAGTCGCGACTTCAGTCGGCAATCGATGTCGCGCTGGCTCGTTCCAACGCTCTCCGCCGCTCCCTCTTGCGCGCCGCCTTCAACGGCGAGCTCGTCGATCAGGATCCCACCGACGAACCCGCCGATATCGCGCTCACGAGCAGCGGTCGGCCAGCGCCGCCTCGTCGTAGGAAGCCGGTGGCCGCGAGATAA
- a CDS encoding DEAD/DEAH box helicase family protein, with protein sequence MPIIDSRLLDAARKSVNFGSLAAIEPLLTIYGAGAESSVYTDPNGALIKCRQFGEVLAEQLIRRSGTRFNGSKQIERIQTLERAGVLTRFAADALHDIRRTGNEATHSHLFNVRAALRTVEQCWQLGDLLRLALSPDDQKPCSFIAPQPPAPPQVVEADDQAQLDEINARLAASQTKLTETLTVLDAATTVQAAEADARRAAEQELANARQREQEVAARLAALEKQLAALQDSGALASAEPAKVSAASGSSFSKAFRRRPPLNEVQARRAIDAQLVATGWVVQDYVDVNPAAGVGVAVREFRLATGYADYVLYVDSKIVGVIEAKREGTALIGVEHQTAKYARGLRKSDQLAAWRQDEPLPFCYESTGVETRFTNRLDPRPRSREVFTFARPQTIRAWMHQAAARPEAPTFRARLQHLPPLDPKGLRPNQIQAINGIERSLATSRPRGLVQMATGAGKTFTAVTASYRLIKHADASKILFLVDRNNLGEQAQSEFDNYVPIDDGRRFGDIYNVQRLAGRVVLGSTNVAISTIQRLFLLLQGKDLPDADVDDDVDGDTSEPEAPVDAVYNPNVPPETFDLIIVDECHRSIYGRWRAVLDYFDAPIIGLTATPTKQTLGFFDQNLVSEYTYEESVIDGVNVPFDVYRIRTAITESGATIEAKTVVPVRDRRTRAQRYLELDDDFSYTGEAIGRDVIAEDQIRSVLATFRDRLYTEIFPGRWAVPKTLIFAKTDAHADVIVEQVREVFDEGADFAAKITYKSKGEGRDPKRLLQDFRNSPSLRIAVTVDMIATGTDVRAIECVLFLRAVRSAVYFEQMKGRGSRIIGADDYAALTPDVAKGRTKDRFVIIDAVGVTESPLVDATPMERVPSVSLKKLLQKAGALTITPDEASSLAVRLAKLASQLDPVESAELAEAADGIGLREIVKRIAAASDTDAVLAAEQRGGQTEVAEQLHKGLAPLSGNPGLRQAILDIRRKKDLIFDQVNADTLLGTERIAYGGGTHEPIRSFREYLAEHRDEITVLQVLHGSAPGRPTYAELEALAEQVARVPAIGSIETLWRAYADLGELADPEHRVEVPDLVSILRFELAKDVGAPDHLKIQPFASLVEDRLAAWLAEQQRRGVEFTDRQHRWLGTIVDVVKTNMVVEVADLDRIPFSDLGGSQRFAADFEITSREAALQLLDELNTELIA encoded by the coding sequence ATGCCGATCATAGATTCGAGACTGCTCGACGCTGCCCGGAAGTCGGTGAACTTCGGCTCGTTGGCCGCGATCGAGCCGCTGCTGACTATCTATGGAGCGGGCGCCGAGTCAAGTGTCTACACCGACCCGAACGGTGCGCTGATCAAGTGCCGCCAGTTCGGTGAGGTGCTCGCCGAGCAGCTGATCCGGCGCAGCGGCACCCGCTTCAACGGATCCAAGCAGATCGAGCGTATTCAAACCCTCGAGCGCGCGGGGGTGCTGACCCGATTCGCCGCCGATGCGCTGCACGACATCCGTCGGACTGGCAACGAGGCTACTCACAGTCATCTGTTCAACGTACGCGCAGCACTGCGGACAGTGGAGCAGTGCTGGCAGCTCGGCGACCTGCTACGGCTGGCGCTGTCCCCGGACGATCAGAAGCCCTGCAGCTTCATCGCGCCGCAGCCTCCGGCGCCGCCGCAGGTCGTCGAGGCCGACGATCAGGCCCAGCTTGACGAGATCAACGCGAGGCTCGCCGCCTCGCAGACCAAGCTGACCGAGACGTTGACCGTGCTCGACGCCGCTACGACCGTGCAAGCGGCCGAAGCCGACGCACGTCGAGCCGCCGAGCAAGAGCTTGCGAACGCGCGGCAGCGCGAGCAGGAGGTTGCCGCGCGTCTGGCCGCCCTCGAGAAGCAGCTCGCCGCGCTGCAGGATTCGGGTGCACTGGCCTCCGCCGAGCCGGCGAAGGTGTCGGCCGCCAGCGGCAGCTCCTTCTCCAAGGCATTCCGTCGCCGTCCCCCACTCAACGAGGTGCAGGCGCGTCGCGCCATCGACGCTCAACTCGTCGCGACGGGCTGGGTCGTTCAGGACTATGTCGATGTCAATCCGGCAGCGGGGGTCGGGGTGGCGGTGCGCGAGTTCCGTCTCGCTACCGGCTATGCCGACTACGTGCTGTATGTGGATAGCAAGATCGTCGGCGTCATCGAAGCCAAGCGGGAGGGCACCGCCCTCATCGGTGTTGAGCACCAGACCGCTAAGTATGCAAGAGGATTGAGGAAGTCGGACCAGCTCGCGGCCTGGCGGCAGGACGAGCCACTACCGTTCTGCTACGAATCCACCGGTGTGGAGACCCGGTTTACCAACCGGCTCGATCCGAGGCCGCGGTCGCGTGAGGTGTTCACCTTCGCAAGACCGCAGACGATCAGGGCGTGGATGCACCAGGCCGCCGCCCGCCCAGAGGCGCCGACCTTCCGTGCTCGACTGCAGCACCTTCCACCGCTCGATCCGAAAGGGTTGCGCCCGAATCAGATCCAGGCCATCAACGGAATAGAGAGGTCCCTCGCGACCAGTCGCCCTCGCGGCCTGGTGCAAATGGCCACCGGGGCGGGCAAGACCTTCACTGCTGTCACGGCGAGCTACCGGCTCATCAAGCATGCGGATGCCTCGAAGATCCTGTTTCTCGTCGATCGCAACAATCTGGGTGAGCAGGCCCAGTCCGAGTTCGACAACTACGTACCGATCGATGACGGCCGCCGTTTCGGCGACATCTACAACGTACAGCGCCTGGCCGGCCGCGTCGTGCTCGGTTCGACGAACGTCGCGATCTCCACCATTCAGCGCCTATTTCTGCTGCTACAGGGCAAAGACTTGCCCGACGCCGATGTCGACGACGATGTGGATGGCGATACCTCCGAGCCGGAAGCGCCGGTGGATGCCGTTTACAACCCGAACGTGCCGCCGGAGACGTTCGACCTGATCATCGTCGATGAGTGCCACCGTTCCATCTATGGGCGCTGGCGTGCGGTGCTCGACTACTTCGATGCCCCGATCATCGGGCTGACCGCAACCCCGACGAAACAGACCTTGGGTTTCTTCGATCAGAATCTGGTCAGTGAGTACACCTACGAGGAGTCGGTGATCGACGGGGTCAATGTCCCCTTCGACGTCTACCGGATCCGCACGGCGATCACCGAGTCGGGCGCCACGATCGAGGCGAAGACCGTTGTCCCTGTCCGTGATCGCCGGACCCGGGCCCAGCGCTACCTCGAACTCGACGACGACTTCTCCTACACCGGCGAGGCGATCGGCCGGGACGTGATCGCCGAGGACCAGATCCGCAGTGTGCTCGCTACCTTCCGGGACCGCCTTTACACCGAGATCTTCCCTGGCCGATGGGCAGTGCCCAAAACACTGATTTTCGCCAAGACCGACGCCCACGCCGACGTGATCGTCGAGCAGGTGCGCGAGGTGTTCGACGAGGGCGCCGACTTCGCCGCCAAGATCACCTACAAGTCGAAGGGGGAAGGCAGGGATCCCAAGCGGTTACTGCAGGATTTCCGCAACAGCCCCTCGCTGCGGATAGCGGTGACGGTGGACATGATCGCCACTGGCACCGACGTGCGCGCCATCGAGTGTGTCCTTTTCCTGCGGGCAGTACGCTCAGCGGTGTACTTCGAGCAGATGAAGGGACGCGGCTCCCGGATCATCGGAGCCGACGACTATGCCGCGCTCACCCCGGACGTCGCCAAGGGGCGCACGAAGGATCGGTTCGTCATCATTGATGCGGTCGGCGTCACCGAGTCACCCCTGGTGGACGCGACCCCGATGGAGCGAGTGCCGTCAGTTTCGCTTAAGAAGCTGCTGCAGAAGGCGGGCGCCCTCACGATCACTCCCGACGAGGCCTCCAGCCTGGCGGTGCGGCTGGCGAAGTTGGCCTCGCAGCTCGACCCGGTCGAGTCTGCGGAGCTGGCCGAGGCAGCCGACGGTATCGGGCTGCGTGAGATCGTCAAGCGGATCGCTGCCGCCAGCGACACCGACGCCGTGCTGGCAGCGGAGCAGCGGGGCGGGCAGACGGAGGTGGCTGAGCAGCTGCACAAGGGTCTGGCCCCGCTTTCCGGCAATCCGGGACTGCGGCAGGCCATCCTCGACATCCGCAGGAAGAAGGACCTGATCTTCGACCAGGTCAATGCGGACACTCTGCTCGGCACCGAGCGCATCGCGTATGGGGGCGGCACCCACGAGCCGATCCGCTCGTTCCGGGAATACCTCGCCGAGCACCGCGACGAGATCACAGTGCTCCAGGTATTGCACGGCAGTGCGCCGGGGCGCCCCACCTACGCCGAGCTTGAGGCCCTCGCAGAGCAGGTGGCGCGGGTACCCGCGATCGGCAGTATCGAGACCCTGTGGCGCGCATACGCCGACCTCGGCGAACTGGCCGATCCGGAGCACCGCGTCGAGGTCCCTGACCTGGTGTCCATCCTGCGCTTCGAGCTTGCCAAAGATGTTGGTGCACCGGATCATTTGAAGATTCAGCCATTCGCCTCCTTAGTGGAGGACCGGCTCGCTGCCTGGCTGGCCGAGCAGCAGCGGCGGGGCGTCGAGTTCACCGATCGGCAGCACCGATGGCTAGGAACCATCGTGGACGTGGTGAAGACGAATATGGTGGTCGAGGTCGCGGACCTCGACCGGATCCCGTTCAGCGACCTCGGCGGCAGCCAGCGGTTCGCGGCCGACTTCGAGATCACGAGCAGAGAGGCGGCCTTGCAGTTGCTGGATGAGTTGAACACGGAGCTGATTGCGTGA